The segment TAAGATTAGATTGCAAGAACTTTCTAATCATATTAAGAGTGCTGGGTTAGGCGCTGTGGGGATAGTGGGGCTTACTAGCTTTTTGATTGGTGTGGTTTTGGCTTATCAAGGTGCTAGTATGCTTAGCCAATTTGGTGCTAGTATTTATGTAGTCGATATCATGGGGATAATGACCTTGCGTGAGGTTGGACCTTTGATAGCTGCGATTGTGATAGCTGGTAGATCCGCATCTAGCTTTACGGCGCAAATTGGGGTTATGAAGATAACCGAAGAGATTGAAGCTATGAAAACTATGGGTTTTGATCCATTTAAATTTGCCGTTATGCCAAGGGTTGCGTCGCTTATAATCGCTGTGCCGCTAGTGGTGTTTTTGGCTAATATGATTAGTATTTTTGCTCAGATGATTGTGTGTAAGATATATTTGGATTTTAGCTTTTATGAGTATTTACAAAGATTTAAAGAGAGCGTGGAGCTAAGACATTTTTTTGTTGGAATGATTAAGACGCCGTTTTTTGGTGCTGTGATCGGGCTTATTGGCTGTATGAGGGGATTTGAAGTTAGTGGGAGTACTAGTAGCGTAGGTGAGCTAACTACTAAAAGCGTGGTAAATGCGATATTTTGGATTATTGCTTTGGATGCGTTATTTTCAGTGATTTATACAGAGCTTGGCGTATGATAGTTGGTAAAGATATAGTAACTAAATATAATGATAGAATTATCCATGAAAATGTGAATTTCCATATAAAACAAGGCGAAATTTACGGACTTTTGGGTGGGTCTGGAAGTGGTAAAACCACGCTTTTAAAGAGTATGATATTTCTTAAAGAACCAAGTAGCGGTAGCGTGGAGATTGATGGAGTGGATATCTGGAGGGCTACGCCTAAAAAGCAACAAGAGATTAAGCTAGAACTTGGGGTTATGTTTCAGTTTGGGGCGCTATTTAGTAATATGAGTGTTTTAGATAATATCGGAATTATGCTTAGAGAGTATAGTAAATTTGAACCAAATGATATCGATGAGATAGCTAAAATGTGGTTAATCAAGGTTGGATTAAAGCCAAATTCCATGAGTCTATACCCAAGTGAATTAAGTGGCGGGATGAAAAAGAGAGTGGCCTTAGCTAGGGCTTTGGTACTTAGTCCGAAGGTGCTATTTTTAGATGAGCCAAACTCTGGGCTTGATCCTATTAGCGCTAGAGCAATGGATAGATTGATTTGTGAAATTCGTGATAGCTTAGGTATTACTGTGGTGATGGTGACTCACGATGTGGATAGTATATTTAATATTTTGGATAGATTTTTGATAGTAGATAATAAAAAAATCGCTTTTGAAGGAGATCTTAAACAAGCTTTGGAATTTAAAGATAATCCTTTAAAAGATCTATTTTTGATGAGGTAAAATATGGAAAATAAAAACTCATACTTTATAGCTGGGCTGTTTTTTTGCTTGGTTTTGGGCTTTATAGGGGTATTTTTGCTATTTATGCAAGGTTATGATAATAGAGATTTAAGGGATTACTATATAGTTACAAAAGAGTTACCAAATGGGCTTAAAAAAGATAGCGAAGTGCGTTTTGTAGGTGTCCCTGCGGGATATGTAAAGGATATATATTTTAAAGATCCTAGCTTGGCTATTATCGAAATTCGGCTTAGTTTGAGCGATGATCTACCTATAAAAACAGATAGCAAAGCGATTGTGGAGAGATCTGGAATTAGCGGAATTGCACATATCAATATCACAAAAGGTAGCGATAAGGCTATGGTATTTGATAAAAAAGAGCGTGCTCAAATAGAGATTGGCGAAGGATTATTGGATAAAATAGGCACCAAAACGGCAAATTTGGCCGAGAGTTTAGATAGAATAGCAAATAAAATTGATGTATCATTAAAGCAAGAAAATTTAGATAAATTAGTAAATTCAATTGATCGCTTAAATTCACTAATGAGCGTTATAGGAAGTAGTGAGAATTTGGGCAAAATAGATAATATAATTTCAAATATAGATATGATAACTTATGATTTAAATAGGGCTAATTTGCCAAAGGTTATTAATAATTTAGATAAGACTATTAGCAATATTGATGCGACTTGGGTTAATATAGATAATAGAATAAAAGATGGTCAAATAGACTTTAAATCCATACTTAATCCTACTTTAAATTCCGCTATGGAGAGTATTGAGAATTTAAATGATCTATTAACACAGATAAAAAATAATTTAAATAATTTGGAGGATAATCCTTATGAGTTTTTATTTAAAAATAGGGTTGATGAGTAGAATTTGTCTTGGGGCTATATCAGCTTTTATGTTAAGTGGTTGTTTGGCTAAAAATGCTAACAAGCTAGAGTATTATGAGATTGGATATGATGAGAGTAGTAGAAATTTAATCTGCGATAGGCGGGCTGATAGATTTGTCAATTTAGCATATATCAAGGCTCAAAGCGGCTATGATAGCAGGGATATAATCATCAAAAATGGAACAAATATATCCAAAATGAAAGATATAAAATATATCGCCACCCCAAAAGATATGCTTAAAAAGGCGCTTATGCTCTATATGTATAATAACTGCCATGTGAAATTCGCCAGCGATGCGACACTGCAAATGGGGCTAAATATCATTGAGATGAGCCTTAGGGATGATATAGCTTTTATCCAGATTGCTGTAGAGCTAAAAGATAGCGATAAGATGGCATTAAGCGATATAATCACTATAGAACAAAGTTATGAAACCAACCCCATAAATGCTTTAAATATGGCATTAAACAAAGCTTTAGAGCGTATCCATAGCTTAGTACTCGAGTTATAGATGATCGGAAATTATCATAAAGCTAAATTTAAATAGTAACAAGCCTAGAAATCTAGGCTTAAAAAGATTATTCATGTAATTGAGTATTTATAATCTCTTTTTGACAAGTCTCCATATCTACTTGTTCTATAGTAGCAGCCGTCATTATGCTCATCGCAACTGTTGATCTCATGCAATATATTTTTTGATTTTCTGTATCTATGGTTATTGAGCCTTCAGCCATAGTATCAGTTTTAATCTCTATTTCTCTATTGGCAAAAACCTGAGTATATAGATAAGAGCCATTACTAATTAAGCCAATAACTCTTTCTTCTTCACCATCATTTAATATAGCATTATATCTAATTCCTCCACCGTAAAATGCAGTAGGTCTATAGATATAAATCGAAGCATTACCATCGGCTGGTTGTTCAAATTTATCAAAATAAGCCCCTTTAGCACCGCATCCAGTAAAAATAATTGTTATAGCAGTGATGGTTAAAACTGCAAAACTTTTATTTAAATACATTAAATTCTCCTTTTTCAAATTTAATATTTATCTGTTGTTGTAGATTTTTTTGAATTTCAGGAATGCATAGCTTTCTTAATTTTGTTAAGTTACCTTGTGAAAATACATTTCTATCTTGATTGCTATTACATAGCGCAGCAATAACAAGTTGTCCATTTTCATTAAAAAATCTTAAACTAGCTCCAAGTTGTAAAGTTTTATCGCCTATTGAAGCTCCAAATATTGCAAATGGATTAAATAATTGATGAGCAAAATCCATTTCTGCGCTTGCTTGAGCGATATTATGTACAAAATAATATTCCACATTAATAGGAGCATCATCTTTTATTATAACATTACTTGGTAGATACTTTTTCATATATGTTTTATTACTATCAAATTTAGCGTAAATTATTTGTTCATTAAAACTTTGCTTTTCAATGCTTGGCGTAACTTTCACTGTAGCCTTAGTGCAGCCTGTTAAAGCTAAAATTATTACAGTAAGAATAAAACAGTTAAAAAACTTAAACATTTCAACCCCTTTTGCAAATTTAGTCAGGTAAAGGCGAATTATAAGACATTAAGTCTAAATTTTTAATAAATTTACGAAATAATATCCGAATTTTTATTTAAATACAAATCTGCTAATCTACTACTATGAAATACACTATGCAAGATAAAGCGCGGATACTACGCACCACTACTAGAACACTACAAAGATGGCGAACAACAAAGCCTGAGCTATATGCGATTATCGAGGCTGGATTTAAGCTATACGAGATGATTGAGAGCGAAGAAGAGATAACTAAGGATATCAAAAATATATTAAAAGAATCACTTAAAAATAGGTAAATTCATAATAATCCAATATAGTGGCAAATGTAATTGCCGCTATATTGGCTTCTCTTTTTTAATAAATTTAAGCCAAAAGTATAGCCAAAGACCAAAGCCAAACATAATAATAGAGAGAATTTGCCCCATACTTAGTCCAAATGCGACAAACCCAATACCAAAATCAGGCTCTCTATAAAATTCACAAATAAATCTCATAATAGGATAAAGCATAGCATAAAGGGCGATTAATTCGCCATTAAATTTTTTATAATGTCTATAAAAATACAAAATCACAAATATCACCACCCCTTCAAGCATAGCTTCATAAATTTGACTAGGATGGCGAAGCACTCCAGCGCTCACTACGCCCCAGCTCACATCAGTAGGGCGACCTATTAACTCTTGGTTTAAGAAATTGCCAATCCTACCAAAGATATATCCCAAAGGCACACTGATAGCCACAAGATCTAAATATAAAAATATATTTTGTTTATATCGATAAGAAAATAGTATAGTAGCAAGGATAAATCCAACCAGAGCTCCATGATAGCTCATCCCTCTAATACCTACAAATTCACCATTTATAAATGGATTAAATATCTGCCAAGGCTGAGTGAGATAGTATAGGGTATTTGGGTCATAAATGATGATATAGCCTAGCCTAGCGCCTAAAATTACGCCTATTTCAACCCAGAAAAAGTAGCTATCTAAAAGGGAATTTGAGATTGGAATTTTATCTTTTTTGACAAAATATTTGGCCACCCAAAGAGCGATTAAAAGAGCCAAAACATACATAATCCCATACCAATGAACGCTTATCCCAAATAGGCTAAATGCCACGGGATTCATATTTAAATAGATTAAATTCCAGCTATTGAATGTCAATTTTGAGTCCTAAATTTGCTTTAATAGTCTTGATAAAATCCATTATCAATTCAGCCATAGCTTGATAATACGGAGTTTTGGCGTTGTATCTTAGGAATTTAGCAAACAATATAAGGCTAGGCAATAGATAATTTGTCAGATACAGACCCAAAAGAGCGTGAGTTTTGTCGTTTGTATCATTTTTGAAAATCACACCAAGAAGTGAGAGCATATTTGATATATGCGTAGGACGCAGATTTGTAAATGGTTTATTAAAATTTATCTGTTTATAAAAATTATCTATATCTTCATCATTAATTTGCTTAAAAAATTTTAAAGAACAAGCCCCCTTAAAGCTATCCAAATCCGCAGCTATATCACTAGAATTACAGCTAGATAAGGCTTTAATTAAGAGTTCATTACCTTTGGTATTTTCTGGATTTTGGGTCTTTAAAATCCAATTTGGTTTGAGTTTTTTAAGAGCTTCATCGGTGATGGCATCTGCGAAATTTGACGCAAAAATCATACAAATAATTGAGTAAGCCTCGGCTACTTTCATAAATTTTCCTTAAATTTTTGGTGGATTTTAGCTAAATTTTGCTTAAAACTCAGATAGAGTCTTGATCGCATCGATACCATATTTTTTTTGAATTTCAATTATCGCGCTACTGATTTTGCTATTTTTGGGATTTTGATTATCAAATAGCGTTATCTCTTTTTGCTTGTCAAAACCAGCTGCGCATAGGCTTAAATAGTTTATCTCATACTCTTTAAATTTATCCAAATTTACGAGCATCTCACGCACTTTTTGCTCCAATAATTTATGGGTGAAATGCTCATTTATACTCACACTAGCACTAGATGGCTCTTGGCCTTTATAGCGAATTTTCAGCTCAAATTTGCTTGGGCTCATCGCTTGTGAAGCGACTGAAAAATATAGATGCCTACATAGTATCATAACTCTTTTATCAATCTCATCTCTATTTTTAATGGGGCTAAAACTTCTAGCGATGGCTAGGGATTTTTTGGGTTGATTTTTAATAATTTTATCTTTATACTTTAGAGTTAAAGAGTTATATAAATTTAGAGCATTTTTACCTAAATTATCAAATATTTGCCCAGCATATAAAGCATCTTTTATAGTGGAAATTCCATATTTACTAAGATTTTTATATAAGCTTTTGCCAACGCCTGGTAGCATTGAAATAGCTAGATTTTCTACTTCATAAGCACTATTTATCTGATATATTTTACTAGGTTTGGCTAGGTCAGTTGCGAGTTTGGCTAGAAGCTTATTTGGGGCTATGCCTATACTACATGGTAAATTCAAAATATTATTAATTTCAAATTTGAGTTTTTTAGCAAATTCTAAAGGATTATTATCAAATTTCGTCCCGCTTAAATCCACAAAACACTCATCAATGCTATATTTTTCTATCTCATCAGTGTAGTTTAAAAGTAGCTTGTAGAGCTGATTGGATAAGTTGTGGTATAGATTGAAATCTGTGGGGATTAAGATCAGCTCTGGGCAAATTTTTTTGGCTAAATTTGCGTGCATAGCACAGCGGATTCCGACAGAGCGAGCCTCATAAGAAGCGCTTAATATTATGCCAATATCTTGATAATCGCCAAATATATCAAATTTGCTTCCACTTGCTACGGCTGCTTTTTTGCCGATTAAGCTTTTATCGATAGTGGATGCAGCGCTGATAAAAAACGCATCAAGATCAATATGAATAAACATAAATTTAAATTTTACTAAGCTTTAATCTAAGCGAATTTAAAACCACACTAATAGAGCTAAGACTCATAGCAAATGCCGCCCACATAGGCGTTAGATGAATTCCAAAATGAGGCTCCAAAACTCCAGCAGCTACAGGGATACAAAGGGCATTATAGCCAAAAGCCCAAATCAAATTTTGTTTTATTGTGGTGCTACTTTTTTGAGCTAAATTTAATGTTTTTAAGACGCCATTTAGATTATTTCTCATCAAAATTATATCGGCGCTATTTTTGGCTAGGTCGCTACCTGAGTTCATAGCTATAGATATATCAGCAGCCCTTAATGCGGCTGCATCGTTGATGCCATCAGCGATGAAGGCGACTTTGCCAGATTGTTTTAAATTCTCTATTATCTCATATTTTTGTTGTGGCAAAACCTCACTATAAACCATATCTATATCAAGCTCTTTGGCTACTAAATTGCTGATTTTATGGCTATCACCGCTTAAAATAACCGGAGTTATATTTTGTGATTTTAGGCTCTTTATAATCTCTTTTGCCTCAGGCTTTATAGTATCGCTAATTGCGATATATCCGCTAAATTCGCCATCAATCGCTACTAAGATAACCCCATAGCCAATATCCATTTTTTGCTCTATTATAGCCTTTTTACTCTCATCTATAAATATTTTATTTAAGTTTAGTAATCTCTCATTGCCAATTAAGATATTATCACCTTTAATCCCAAGCCCGCTAATATACTCAAATTTAGCTTGAAATTTTGTATCTATCAGCTCTTTGGCGTATTGCGCTATTGCCTTTGAGATGGGGTGAGAGCTTAAGGCTGAAATACTAGCTACTAATGATAAACTCTCTTGATTTAAATTTGTTTCTATCACGCTGATATCGCCAGTTGTGATGGTGCCAGTTTTGTCAAATACTGCAAATTTGAGATTGCTAAACTGCTCTAAGGCAGATGGATTTTTGATTAAAATAGAGTGTTTTAAAGCTAGTGAAATAGCGCATACCACAGCAATCGGAGTAGCTAGTCCAAGAGCGCAAGGGCATGAGATGATAAGCACACAAATAGCGCTTAAAATCCCTTGAAAAGGCATATTCGCACTCATCCAAGCTAAAAGGGTAACCACCGCCACGCCAACAACGCTAGGAACAAAGATATTAGCCACCTTATCAGCTAGTTTGGAGATGGCTAGTTTTTTGCTTGCTGCGGTTTGGATGAGTTTTGAAATTTGAGCTAAAAGAGTTGAATCTGGATTTTTGCTAACTTTGATTAATATATGACCATTACAGACCAAAGTCCCACTATAAACCTCTTGAGCCACGCTACGATATACAGGCATACTCTCGCCATTTATCGCACTTGTATCAATCTCAGCTCCACCATTTGTTATCACGCCATCGCATGGGATGATAGAGCCTGTTTTGACTAGAACTATATCACCGATTTTAAGCCTATTTGCCTCTATCTCTTTGGTGCTACCATCACTAGTTATGATAAAGGCTTTAGTGGGGCTTAAATCCATTAAGGATTTTAAGTGAGATAGGGCTAAGGCCTTGGCTTTGGACTCTAGATATCTACCAAGCAAAACAAATGATAGTATCATAGTTGCGCCGCTAAAATATAGATAGTTTAGATTTGTTGGAATTTGATTATGAAAAATTGTAGCAAAAATAGAGTAGCAAAATGCGCAAAAAGTGCCTAAAAATATTAGCACATTCATATCATAATTACGCTCTTTTAAGCTCTTTATAGCATGAGAATAAAACCCAAACCCACAATAAAACACCCCAATACTAGCTAGTATAATCATCACTATTTTAAGATCATGCCCGCCCATCTCTATCCACATTAAAATCACGCTTATAATGGTGCAGATGATAAATTTGGTTTTAAGGCTTTTTAGCTCTTTTTGTTGTGATATCTCTAGCTCATTTTGGCTTTTAGCTATGTTAAAACCAAGCTTAATTATCTTATCTTTAAGGGCTTGTATATCGGCATCTTTTTCATATTCAAAAATCCCGCAATGAGTGTTAAAATCAACATTTGCTGATTTAATGCCAGGGATTTTTAAGGCTGATTTGGCAATTGAGTTAGCACAATTAACACAGCTCATACCGCCAATTTTTAGCTCAATTTTTTTCAATTATAATCCTAAATTTCTCTTATAATCTCAAACCCAAGCTCATCTAATTCATCTATAAATTTAGCTTTGGTTTGATTATCAGTTATATTGACATTTAAAATTTTTGGCTCACAAGATAGATCAATATCGATATCTCCAAATTCATCTTCAAGAGAATTCTTAATCAAATTTACACAACTTTGGCAATTGATATTTTTAACTTCAAATTTCACGATTTATCCTAAATTTAATTGAGATTTTAAAAATTATATAATTATATAGCTAATTAAAATTTAACGATTTTTTGATATAATTACCGCCTTAGAAAATCCAAAAGGACAAAAATGGGACGAGCATTTGAGTATAGAAGAGCTAGTAAAGAGGCTAGATGGGATAAGATGAGCAAGTTATTCCCAAAATTAGCCAAAGCGATCACAGTAGCGGCCAAAGAGGGCGGGAGCGATCCAGATATGAACCCAAAACTCCGCTCAGCCATAGCTACAGCCAAAGCTCAAAATATGCCAAAAGATAATATTGACGCAGCAATCAAAAGAGCAAGCGGCAAAGATAGTAGCGATATCAAAACGATATTTTATGATGGTAAGGCTGCTCACGGCGTTCAAATCATCGTAGAAGCAGCTACTGATAATGCCACTAGGACAGTAGCAAATGTAAAGGCTATATTTAACAAAAATGGTGGAGAGATTTTACCAAGTGGTAGCCTTAGTTTTATGTTTAGTCGTAAGGCGGTATTTGAAGTAGAGTTACCAAGTGGCGATCTAGAAGAGTTGGAATTAGAGCTTATAGATTATGGTCTTGAGTTATTAGAACAAGGCGAAGATAGCTTGATGATATATGGTGATTATAAGAGCTTTGGCACACTTAGTGATGGGATTGAGAAGTGCAATTTAACACTTAAAAAAGGTAGCTTACAATACATTCCAAATTCCACAATTTCGCTCAATGATGAAGAGCTTAGCGAGATTGAAAAGCTTTTAGATAAGCTTGATGATGACGATGATATCCAAGCAGTATATACAAATATAGAATAAGGAGAATTAATGGAAGAGTTAAAAATATATGATATAGATACCAATGAATTATCTAAATGTAAATTCGCAGTTATCAAAACAGATAAAGGCGATATGATAGCCGAGTTATATCCAGATGAGACCCCACAAACTGTAGCTAACTTTGTAGAATTAGCTAAATCTGGATTTTATGATGGACTTAATTTTCATAGAGTTATACCAAATTTCGTTATCCAAGGTGGTTGCCCGTACGGTAATGGAGTTGGTGGCCCAGGTTGGAGAATCAAATGCGAATGTGTCGGTCAAAAACGCAAACATAATAGAGGTAGCCTAAGCATGGCGCACGCTGGCAGAGATACAGGCGGTAGCCAATTTTTCGTATGCCATAGCCCACAACCACATCTTAATGGCGTCCATACTATATTTGGCGAGTTAATAGATGATGAGAGTAAGAGTGTTTTAGATGCGATTAGACAAGGGGATAAAATCACTACTATAGAGATCAAAGAGAGTTTATAAACTCAATTATATTTATTGCGTGAGTTTTCTCACGCTAAGTTAAAAATTTTTTAAATAAATTATTAATATTATCCACAAACTTAAGCAATATTTAACTACAATGTTAGTATTATAACAAAATCTAATTTTTACTATTTTAAGGATTTTTATGAAATTCACTACTTTGTTTTATGCTATTTTTGGAGCAATCTTTGTTGCTATTGTGCTAAATTTGATAGCTTTAGTTGAAGTTATCGGGGTGCAAGGTGAGCTAATTGAAGCTTCTGAAAAACGATATCAGTCATATTTGCTTGCTGATGAGCTTCGCCAAAGCTCAGATGATTTGACTAGACTTGCTCGTGCATATAGTGTAACAGGTGATAGTAGTTATGTAGATCAATATAACTCAATTTTAAATATCCGTAATGGTAAGGCGCCACGCCCTATAGAGTATGATAGAATTTATTGGGATTTTGTAGCAGCAACAGGCCAAAAGCCTCGCCCAGATAGTAATGAGATGATCTCTTTAACGCAAAAAATGGAGAATTTAGGATTTAGCCAAGCTGAATTAGCAAAGTTAAAAGAGTCAGAAAATCGCTCAAATAATTTAGTAGGCATAGAGACAAAGGCTATGAATGCTGTCATTGGTAAATTCGCAGATGATTCTGGTAGATATACTATTTCAGGCGAGCCAGACAGAGAATTAGCTATGAATCTTACTCACTCTAAAGAGTATCATATCGAAAAAGCTAAAATTATGG is part of the Campylobacter lanienae NCTC 13004 genome and harbors:
- a CDS encoding MlaE family ABC transporter permease, which translates into the protein MSKFEFNGDTLSLYGRWDYRAKKDDLKRLKSLKPSKIDLANLEHIDYAMAIFLSKNLGEFNLVNSNDKFDKIFALVRDKGILNLTIDKIRDINSLEKIGKIIIDIRRNIVNFCIFLGEFLFVFLDGFKEPSKIRLQELSNHIKSAGLGAVGIVGLTSFLIGVVLAYQGASMLSQFGASIYVVDIMGIMTLREVGPLIAAIVIAGRSASSFTAQIGVMKITEEIEAMKTMGFDPFKFAVMPRVASLIIAVPLVVFLANMISIFAQMIVCKIYLDFSFYEYLQRFKESVELRHFFVGMIKTPFFGAVIGLIGCMRGFEVSGSTSSVGELTTKSVVNAIFWIIALDALFSVIYTELGV
- a CDS encoding ABC transporter ATP-binding protein; protein product: MIVGKDIVTKYNDRIIHENVNFHIKQGEIYGLLGGSGSGKTTLLKSMIFLKEPSSGSVEIDGVDIWRATPKKQQEIKLELGVMFQFGALFSNMSVLDNIGIMLREYSKFEPNDIDEIAKMWLIKVGLKPNSMSLYPSELSGGMKKRVALARALVLSPKVLFLDEPNSGLDPISARAMDRLICEIRDSLGITVVMVTHDVDSIFNILDRFLIVDNKKIAFEGDLKQALEFKDNPLKDLFLMR
- a CDS encoding MlaD family protein, with amino-acid sequence MENKNSYFIAGLFFCLVLGFIGVFLLFMQGYDNRDLRDYYIVTKELPNGLKKDSEVRFVGVPAGYVKDIYFKDPSLAIIEIRLSLSDDLPIKTDSKAIVERSGISGIAHINITKGSDKAMVFDKKERAQIEIGEGLLDKIGTKTANLAESLDRIANKIDVSLKQENLDKLVNSIDRLNSLMSVIGSSENLGKIDNIISNIDMITYDLNRANLPKVINNLDKTISNIDATWVNIDNRIKDGQIDFKSILNPTLNSAMESIENLNDLLTQIKNNLNNLEDNPYEFLFKNRVDE
- the lgt gene encoding prolipoprotein diacylglyceryl transferase, whose protein sequence is MNPVAFSLFGISVHWYGIMYVLALLIALWVAKYFVKKDKIPISNSLLDSYFFWVEIGVILGARLGYIIIYDPNTLYYLTQPWQIFNPFINGEFVGIRGMSYHGALVGFILATILFSYRYKQNIFLYLDLVAISVPLGYIFGRIGNFLNQELIGRPTDVSWGVVSAGVLRHPSQIYEAMLEGVVIFVILYFYRHYKKFNGELIALYAMLYPIMRFICEFYREPDFGIGFVAFGLSMGQILSIIMFGFGLWLYFWLKFIKKEKPI
- a CDS encoding heavy metal translocating P-type ATPase; its protein translation is MKKIELKIGGMSCVNCANSIAKSALKIPGIKSANVDFNTHCGIFEYEKDADIQALKDKIIKLGFNIAKSQNELEISQQKELKSLKTKFIICTIISVILMWIEMGGHDLKIVMIILASIGVFYCGFGFYSHAIKSLKERNYDMNVLIFLGTFCAFCYSIFATIFHNQIPTNLNYLYFSGATMILSFVLLGRYLESKAKALALSHLKSLMDLSPTKAFIITSDGSTKEIEANRLKIGDIVLVKTGSIIPCDGVITNGGAEIDTSAINGESMPVYRSVAQEVYSGTLVCNGHILIKVSKNPDSTLLAQISKLIQTAASKKLAISKLADKVANIFVPSVVGVAVVTLLAWMSANMPFQGILSAICVLIISCPCALGLATPIAVVCAISLALKHSILIKNPSALEQFSNLKFAVFDKTGTITTGDISVIETNLNQESLSLVASISALSSHPISKAIAQYAKELIDTKFQAKFEYISGLGIKGDNILIGNERLLNLNKIFIDESKKAIIEQKMDIGYGVILVAIDGEFSGYIAISDTIKPEAKEIIKSLKSQNITPVILSGDSHKISNLVAKELDIDMVYSEVLPQQKYEIIENLKQSGKVAFIADGINDAAALRAADISIAMNSGSDLAKNSADIILMRNNLNGVLKTLNLAQKSSTTIKQNLIWAFGYNALCIPVAAGVLEPHFGIHLTPMWAAFAMSLSSISVVLNSLRLKLSKI
- a CDS encoding heavy-metal-associated domain-containing protein, with the translated sequence MKFEVKNINCQSCVNLIKNSLEDEFGDIDIDLSCEPKILNVNITDNQTKAKFIDELDELGFEIIREI
- a CDS encoding YebC/PmpR family DNA-binding transcriptional regulator codes for the protein MGRAFEYRRASKEARWDKMSKLFPKLAKAITVAAKEGGSDPDMNPKLRSAIATAKAQNMPKDNIDAAIKRASGKDSSDIKTIFYDGKAAHGVQIIVEAATDNATRTVANVKAIFNKNGGEILPSGSLSFMFSRKAVFEVELPSGDLEELELELIDYGLELLEQGEDSLMIYGDYKSFGTLSDGIEKCNLTLKKGSLQYIPNSTISLNDEELSEIEKLLDKLDDDDDIQAVYTNIE
- a CDS encoding peptidylprolyl isomerase, which produces MEELKIYDIDTNELSKCKFAVIKTDKGDMIAELYPDETPQTVANFVELAKSGFYDGLNFHRVIPNFVIQGGCPYGNGVGGPGWRIKCECVGQKRKHNRGSLSMAHAGRDTGGSQFFVCHSPQPHLNGVHTIFGELIDDESKSVLDAIRQGDKITTIEIKESL